The uncultured Bacteroides sp. genome has a segment encoding these proteins:
- a CDS encoding lysine exporter LysO family protein, producing MKGSLTIVGFFILGIIVSHYNLLPDSIIHADISFYALCGLMFFVGISIGSDTSTLKNFRQLNIRYTLLPLMTILGTLAGCIITSLFLSNRSISDCCAVGSGLGYYSLSSIIITEYRGAELGTIALLCNIMREITALLCAPLLVKYFGKLAPISVGGATTADTTLPIITQFCGKDLVVISIFHGCMTDFSVPFLVTLFCSL from the coding sequence ATGAAGGGAAGTCTTACCATTGTAGGTTTCTTTATACTTGGCATCATTGTAAGCCACTACAATCTTTTACCAGACAGTATTATTCACGCTGATATAAGCTTCTATGCACTTTGCGGATTAATGTTCTTTGTCGGCATAAGCATAGGAAGCGATACAAGCACCTTGAAAAATTTCAGGCAATTAAATATACGATACACCCTGCTACCTTTAATGACCATCTTAGGTACATTGGCAGGATGTATCATTACGTCTTTATTTCTTTCCAATCGTTCCATCAGTGATTGCTGTGCTGTAGGTTCAGGATTAGGTTACTATTCACTATCCAGTATAATCATTACAGAATACCGCGGTGCAGAACTGGGCACAATAGCCTTGTTATGCAATATAATGAGAGAGATAACCGCTTTATTATGCGCCCCTCTTCTTGTGAAATATTTCGGAAAACTTGCTCCCATATCTGTCGGAGGAGCAACAACAGCAGACACCACCCTACCCATCATTACTCAATTCTGCGGAAAAGATCTTGTCGTTATTTCAATCTTTCATGGCTGTATGACCGACTTTTCGGTGCCTTTTCTAGTTACACTCTTCTGTTCTTTGTAA
- a CDS encoding LysO family transporter has product MFIIAIILFMSTGIFIGYRLRNKETGVVNRIATGFIWLLLFLLGLEVGGNNKLIKGIYNFGLEALLLMISGVIGSILASWALWVYISRNNQKKEEKE; this is encoded by the coding sequence ATGTTCATTATTGCCATTATTTTATTTATGTCTACAGGAATATTTATCGGATATAGATTGCGAAACAAGGAGACTGGAGTTGTAAATCGTATTGCCACCGGATTTATCTGGCTACTACTCTTTTTACTTGGACTGGAAGTTGGAGGAAACAATAAACTTATCAAAGGAATCTATAACTTCGGACTAGAAGCATTGCTGCTAATGATATCAGGTGTTATTGGAAGCATACTGGCATCCTGGGCACTATGGGTTTATATTTCCAGGAACAATCAGAAAAAAGAAGAGAAAGAATGA
- a CDS encoding DUF3857 domain-containing protein → MKRILTLFFIALPAMLLSAQEYNFKYGKVTNNEVTMKSYQKDTTASAVTIYKNADINYEYGAKGFEVEYYYETKIKVLKSEGTEYANVTIPFYDNGKSNSPKEYVSKIEAYAYNIENGKIVKTKMDKTYIFEEKVNDNWKQIKFSIPSVKAGTVIEYKYKLSSEIYYQLSDMVIQQSIPVIYANYEVRIPEYYKFNIETRSTEPLKTKENTANQGFTVKDDEGHFQQVTCTCRQLTFSVNDLPALKDEPNVWCTDDFRAQVSFELQGIQFPNSLYKPYTTTWEDIDKLLKDDEDFGGTLKLRNPYKEEMHAINLSNLTAQEKIRTIFKFLKTKITWNDKYGFNGENVKKAIKNGTGSNADINFVLISMLKDAGIDAFPVMMSKRDLGRLPYTYPSINKLNTFVVGIHDTDSTTVYLDGSVKNGDINILPPVLMVDRARTFHTKEAGTWVDLTNIGRHSVNTLISGSISPEGVIKGERMISYIGEQAASFRSAFKAAKDSTSFIEKTETEDGISIKECSFKDINSLSPSVQERVSFTKETTSNDEHIYLNPMVFPHLTKNQFIKEERKFPIEFNYPYTYKLTSVLTIPEGYQVEEMPKPVKINLENEGCTCIYSTKFENNQISVRYIFSLKRILYTKEEYSSLRQLWGTIVDKNNELIVLKKATHQPANTAQK, encoded by the coding sequence ATGAAAAGAATCTTAACTCTATTTTTCATAGCATTACCTGCTATGCTCTTATCTGCCCAAGAATATAATTTCAAATACGGCAAAGTTACAAATAACGAGGTTACCATGAAGTCTTATCAAAAAGACACTACAGCTTCAGCTGTTACAATCTATAAGAACGCTGATATTAACTATGAGTACGGAGCCAAAGGTTTTGAGGTAGAATACTATTATGAGACAAAAATTAAAGTTCTAAAATCAGAAGGAACCGAATATGCGAATGTGACTATCCCTTTTTATGACAATGGAAAAAGCAATTCACCGAAAGAATATGTATCAAAGATAGAAGCGTATGCTTATAATATAGAGAATGGGAAAATCGTAAAAACAAAGATGGATAAAACCTATATCTTTGAAGAGAAAGTCAATGACAACTGGAAGCAAATTAAGTTTTCCATACCATCAGTTAAAGCCGGGACTGTAATTGAATACAAATACAAACTATCATCCGAGATTTATTATCAGCTTTCCGATATGGTTATACAGCAAAGTATACCAGTAATTTATGCAAATTATGAAGTTCGTATCCCTGAATATTATAAATTTAATATCGAAACCAGAAGCACCGAACCATTAAAAACAAAAGAAAACACAGCTAACCAAGGTTTTACTGTTAAAGATGACGAAGGTCATTTCCAACAAGTGACTTGTACTTGCAGACAACTGACTTTTTCCGTAAATGACCTACCTGCATTAAAGGACGAGCCCAATGTGTGGTGCACTGATGACTTCCGCGCTCAGGTAAGTTTTGAATTACAAGGTATACAATTCCCCAATTCATTGTATAAACCTTACACTACTACCTGGGAAGATATTGATAAATTACTAAAAGATGATGAAGATTTTGGTGGTACACTTAAATTAAGAAATCCATATAAAGAAGAAATGCACGCCATTAATTTGTCGAACCTCACTGCACAAGAAAAGATCCGAACCATTTTCAAGTTTCTAAAGACCAAAATCACATGGAATGACAAGTATGGTTTTAATGGAGAAAATGTTAAAAAAGCGATCAAGAACGGAACAGGAAGCAATGCAGATATTAATTTTGTGCTTATTAGTATGTTAAAGGATGCAGGCATAGATGCATTTCCTGTAATGATGAGCAAAAGAGACCTGGGAAGGCTTCCTTACACATATCCTAGTATAAACAAATTAAATACATTTGTTGTAGGAATCCACGACACTGACAGTACGACTGTTTATTTAGATGGTTCTGTAAAAAATGGCGATATAAATATACTGCCACCCGTTCTTATGGTAGATAGGGCAAGAACATTCCATACAAAAGAAGCCGGAACATGGGTAGATCTAACCAATATTGGCAGACATTCAGTTAATACACTTATTTCAGGATCTATCAGTCCTGAGGGAGTAATAAAAGGCGAAAGAATGATTTCGTATATTGGAGAACAAGCTGCAAGTTTCAGATCTGCATTCAAGGCTGCAAAAGATAGTACTTCTTTTATAGAAAAGACAGAAACTGAAGATGGAATTTCAATAAAGGAATGCTCCTTTAAGGATATAAACAGTCTTTCGCCCAGCGTACAGGAAAGGGTGTCTTTCACTAAAGAGACAACATCAAATGATGAGCATATATATCTTAATCCAATGGTTTTTCCTCATTTAACAAAAAACCAGTTTATTAAAGAAGAACGAAAGTTCCCTATCGAGTTCAATTATCCATACACATATAAACTTACAAGTGTTTTAACTATTCCCGAAGGATATCAGGTGGAAGAAATGCCGAAACCAGTTAAGATTAATCTAGAAAATGAGGGATGTACCTGCATTTATAGTACAAAATTTGAGAACAATCAAATTTCTGTGAGATATATCTTCTCTTTAAAAAGAATTCTTTACACAAAAGAAGAATACAGTTCTTTACGCCAGCTGTGGGGTACTATAGTAGACAAGAACAATGAATTAATTGTTTTAAAGAAAGCCACACACCAACCGGCAAACACAGCACAAAAATAA
- a CDS encoding DUF3857 domain-containing protein, whose translation MYSKRISAVLGSILICGALNAQEKLTLSEIPDSLKQNAYSVVRLDDQEFTYKSIVSGEQKSTTITTILESKGNDEANFICSCDQFEELRNFRGGIYDANGNLIRKIKQSDLKSTEYTSDLASDQKRYYYDCDAVAYPFTVKYEWEIKYKNGLIGLPTFAPQSSYNQSVEKAVYHFYAPDNVDFLYKVLNIKIAPEIKKGKEGIYKEWMLTNLKAIEDEPYTESIATLIPLLYIVPKDFIFDNTHGDLSSWKTYGNWQYGLLKDRDILSDETKKKLIELTKDCKSDHEKVKVLYDYLAKTTRYVSIQLGIGGFQPMPAEEVVKTGFADCKGLSNYMRAMLKELGISSTYTVISTERSRLFKDYASANQMNHVILQVPLKDEILWLECTNPELPFGFVHSSIAGHDAILIKETGGELYRLPTYKDSLNTESHNAIITLTDQGSATASVTRSSHLFQYESMFGFTKMSPTKQIDYLREDVQLPQARVNSITYKEEKSAKPSITLNYKVDCEKYGSKTGNRLFIPINVFRQGPKKLANKKRIHPIHIGYGYMDSDTITLEIPKNYTVESLPKLLEINKKFGKFNATIGLNGNKILITNQLFLRSGEYAIKEYSEFSEFCKEVSNAYASKIILKKSME comes from the coding sequence ATGTATAGCAAGAGAATAAGTGCTGTTTTAGGTTCTATTTTAATATGCGGAGCCTTAAACGCACAAGAAAAACTGACATTATCCGAAATCCCGGATTCCCTTAAACAAAATGCTTATTCTGTTGTGAGGCTAGACGATCAGGAATTCACTTACAAATCAATTGTTAGCGGCGAGCAAAAATCTACAACGATAACCACCATTCTTGAAAGCAAAGGTAATGATGAAGCCAATTTCATTTGTTCTTGCGACCAGTTTGAAGAATTGCGCAACTTTCGAGGTGGTATATATGATGCTAACGGCAATCTTATCCGTAAAATAAAACAGTCGGATTTGAAGTCCACAGAATATACTTCCGATCTTGCATCAGATCAAAAGAGATACTATTATGACTGTGATGCTGTAGCTTACCCTTTTACAGTAAAGTATGAATGGGAGATAAAGTACAAGAACGGATTAATAGGGCTCCCTACTTTCGCACCTCAAAGCAGCTACAACCAATCTGTAGAAAAAGCTGTTTATCATTTCTATGCGCCTGATAATGTTGATTTTTTATACAAAGTGCTCAACATAAAAATTGCACCAGAAATAAAGAAAGGTAAAGAGGGTATTTATAAAGAATGGATGCTCACAAACCTTAAGGCTATAGAAGATGAGCCATACACAGAATCAATAGCCACATTGATCCCTTTGCTTTATATCGTTCCCAAGGACTTCATTTTCGACAATACACATGGTGATTTGAGCAGCTGGAAGACTTATGGGAACTGGCAGTATGGATTATTAAAAGACCGTGATATACTCTCAGATGAAACAAAAAAGAAGCTTATAGAATTAACCAAAGATTGCAAATCCGACCATGAAAAAGTCAAGGTCCTGTATGATTATCTAGCAAAAACGACCAGATATGTAAGTATCCAGTTAGGTATTGGAGGGTTTCAGCCCATGCCTGCAGAAGAAGTTGTAAAAACAGGATTTGCTGACTGTAAAGGTTTATCAAACTATATGCGGGCTATGCTCAAAGAATTAGGAATATCCTCTACATATACAGTAATCAGTACAGAAAGAAGCAGGTTATTTAAAGATTATGCAAGTGCAAATCAAATGAATCATGTAATTCTTCAGGTGCCTTTGAAAGATGAAATTCTTTGGCTGGAATGCACAAATCCAGAACTTCCCTTTGGTTTCGTTCACAGCAGCATTGCCGGACACGACGCTATTCTTATTAAAGAGACAGGAGGTGAATTATATAGGTTACCTACTTACAAAGACTCACTGAACACAGAGAGTCATAATGCAATTATCACTTTAACAGATCAGGGAAGTGCAACAGCTAGTGTTACACGTTCCAGTCACTTATTTCAATACGAAAGTATGTTTGGGTTTACAAAGATGAGCCCCACCAAACAGATTGACTATCTGCGTGAAGATGTACAATTACCACAAGCAAGAGTCAACAGTATTACTTACAAGGAAGAAAAATCTGCAAAACCGTCCATTACATTGAATTACAAAGTGGATTGTGAAAAGTATGGTAGTAAAACAGGCAACAGACTCTTTATTCCAATAAATGTTTTTCGACAGGGACCAAAGAAACTAGCAAATAAGAAACGGATTCACCCTATACACATCGGTTATGGATATATGGATAGTGACACCATCACCCTTGAGATTCCCAAAAATTACACAGTAGAATCTTTACCCAAGCTTCTGGAAATAAACAAGAAATTCGGTAAGTTCAATGCAACAATCGGCCTGAATGGGAATAAAATACTTATCACCAACCAACTATTTCTCCGTTCTGGCGAATATGCCATAAAAGAATATTCCGAATTTTCTGAATTCTGCAAAGAAGTATCCAACGCTTATGCAAGTAAGATTATTTTAAAGAAAAGCATGGAATAA
- a CDS encoding DUF3857 domain-containing protein — MKTYKPDTTASAVTIYKNVIAKYEYKKDAFIIEYNYENKIKILKSEGVKYANIVIPIYDKDKSDASKEFVSKIEAYAYNMEDGKIKKTKMDKSYIFEERVNPYWKQVKFSIPAVKEGTVIEYRYKLTSEFPDQIADCVFQQDIPVIYSNYDIQIPLYFDFNAELRGKDQIKVAESIVPQTILVEKENNQSFTVGFNCRRIFLTVINLPAIKDEPNVWCSNDYRAKVTFELKGTQFPDSEYKPYTSTWENIDELLKKEEDFGGILNMKNPYREEMRALNITSLPTITEKTRATFQFLKTKISWDGNYRFYGNDVKKAIKSGTGSNADFNFVLISMLKDAGINAFPVMMSKRDDGRLPLFFPSVYKLNTFVVGINDTDSTNIYLDSSVKNGDINILPPVLMVDRARIYNENGKGSWVNLNNIGKHSVNILISGSISPEGIIKGEKTASYTGEQAAGFRNAFHAAKDSVAFIEKTESEDGISIKECSIKDINSFSSRVQEKLSFTKEASANAEYIYLNPMIFPHLTKNQFTAEDRKLPIEFDYPYTFQLASILTLPEGYQVEEMPKPVKINLEKEECTCIYNVQSVNNQIMVRYTFTLKKILYTKDEYTTLRKFWGSIVNKNNELIVLKKVGQQTLNKS; from the coding sequence ATGAAAACATATAAGCCAGACACTACAGCCTCTGCAGTCACAATCTATAAAAATGTAATTGCCAAATATGAATACAAAAAAGATGCTTTTATAATAGAGTATAATTATGAAAACAAGATAAAAATTTTAAAATCTGAAGGAGTTAAATATGCAAATATAGTTATCCCTATTTATGATAAAGATAAAAGTGATGCATCAAAAGAATTTGTATCAAAAATTGAAGCATACGCATATAATATGGAGGACGGAAAGATAAAGAAAACAAAAATGGATAAAAGTTACATTTTTGAAGAACGAGTTAACCCTTACTGGAAACAAGTAAAATTTTCCATTCCAGCTGTAAAAGAAGGAACTGTAATTGAATACAGATACAAATTAACTTCAGAATTTCCTGATCAGATTGCCGATTGTGTTTTTCAACAAGACATTCCTGTAATTTACAGCAACTATGACATCCAAATTCCACTATATTTTGATTTCAACGCAGAGTTAAGAGGTAAAGATCAAATAAAAGTAGCAGAATCTATTGTGCCCCAAACTATTTTAGTAGAAAAAGAAAATAACCAGTCATTCACCGTTGGTTTTAACTGCCGTAGAATCTTTCTCACAGTCATTAATCTCCCAGCTATAAAAGATGAGCCTAATGTTTGGTGTTCCAATGATTACCGGGCAAAGGTTACATTTGAATTAAAAGGGACACAATTTCCCGATTCTGAATACAAACCTTATACAAGCACATGGGAAAACATAGATGAATTACTAAAAAAAGAAGAAGATTTTGGAGGTATTCTTAATATGAAGAATCCCTATAGAGAAGAAATGCGCGCTTTGAATATAACATCTTTACCCACCATCACAGAAAAAACACGTGCAACTTTTCAGTTTCTCAAAACAAAAATATCATGGGATGGAAATTATCGCTTTTATGGGAATGATGTTAAAAAGGCCATTAAATCAGGAACAGGAAGCAATGCCGATTTTAACTTTGTTCTTATTAGTATGCTAAAAGATGCAGGAATAAATGCTTTCCCTGTTATGATGAGTAAACGAGATGATGGAAGGCTCCCTCTCTTTTTCCCTAGTGTATATAAACTAAACACTTTTGTTGTAGGCATAAATGATACTGACAGTACAAATATTTATTTAGATAGTTCTGTTAAAAATGGTGATATTAACATCCTTCCTCCTGTACTTATGGTAGATCGCGCAAGAATTTATAACGAGAACGGAAAAGGGAGCTGGGTAAATCTGAATAATATAGGCAAACATTCAGTTAACATTCTTATATCAGGATCTATCAGCCCTGAGGGAATAATCAAAGGAGAAAAAACAGCTTCCTACACAGGAGAACAAGCTGCAGGTTTCCGAAATGCATTTCATGCAGCCAAAGACAGTGTCGCTTTTATTGAAAAGACAGAATCTGAAGATGGTATTTCAATAAAAGAATGCTCCATTAAGGATATAAACAGTTTTTCTTCCCGTGTGCAAGAAAAACTATCATTTACTAAAGAAGCATCAGCCAATGCTGAATATATTTATCTTAATCCTATGATTTTCCCTCATTTAACTAAAAATCAATTTACAGCAGAAGATCGTAAACTTCCCATAGAATTCGATTATCCATATACATTTCAACTTGCTAGCATTTTAACTCTGCCAGAAGGATATCAAGTAGAAGAGATGCCGAAACCCGTTAAGATCAATCTAGAAAAAGAGGAATGTACCTGCATTTATAACGTTCAGTCTGTCAATAATCAAATCATGGTAAGATATACTTTCACCTTAAAAAAAATCCTTTATACAAAGGACGAATATACTACCTTACGTAAGTTTTGGGGCAGTATTGTTAACAAAAACAACGAACTAATTGTCTTGAAGAAAGTAGGACAACAAACATTAAACAAGAGCTAA
- the hemW gene encoding radical SAM family heme chaperone HemW has translation MAGIYIHIPFCKTRCIYCDFYSTTRSEIKDRYLSALCKELQSRKSYLGNEPVETIYFGGGTPSQLSRQDFEKIFSTIKKEFNLEQCSEITLEANPDDLSPEYIKELSSLPFNRISIGIQTFNEQTLRLLKRRHTAEQAIRAVKECRLAGFQNISIDLMYGLPGETAESWEADLNQAISLNVEHISAYHLIYEEGTPLYKMLLKHKVEEADEESSVDFFALMIDRLIQAGFQHYEISNFCMPDKYSRHNSSYWTGKKYLGCGPSAHSFDGSTRQWNISSLDQYIDGIEKGILAVEIEKLSITTRYNDFVITSLRTMWGLPLNRLKEEFGIELKQYCLDNAKAYLDTGKLELRNNTLFLSKGGIFISDGIMSDLLWVED, from the coding sequence ATGGCTGGCATCTATATACATATTCCCTTTTGCAAAACTCGCTGCATATATTGTGACTTTTATTCTACTACAAGAAGTGAAATAAAAGATCGTTATCTCTCTGCGCTTTGCAAGGAATTGCAAAGCCGGAAATCATATCTGGGGAATGAACCGGTGGAGACTATTTATTTTGGCGGAGGCACTCCTTCACAATTATCCAGACAGGATTTTGAAAAGATATTCAGCACCATAAAGAAAGAATTCAATCTGGAACAATGCAGTGAGATTACACTCGAGGCAAATCCGGATGATTTGAGTCCTGAATATATAAAAGAGTTATCTTCCCTACCCTTTAACCGCATCAGCATTGGTATACAGACGTTCAATGAACAGACATTACGCCTGCTTAAACGGAGGCACACTGCCGAGCAAGCTATCAGAGCGGTTAAAGAATGCCGGTTGGCTGGATTTCAAAATATCAGTATTGACCTAATGTACGGTTTACCGGGAGAAACAGCGGAGAGCTGGGAAGCTGATCTGAACCAAGCTATCAGCCTCAACGTGGAACATATTTCTGCCTACCATTTAATTTATGAAGAAGGAACTCCTCTATATAAAATGTTGCTTAAACATAAAGTAGAAGAGGCGGACGAAGAATCCAGCGTTGATTTCTTTGCATTGATGATTGACCGCCTAATTCAAGCAGGATTTCAGCATTATGAGATATCCAACTTCTGTATGCCCGATAAGTATTCGCGACACAATTCCAGTTATTGGACTGGTAAGAAGTATCTGGGCTGTGGCCCTTCAGCACACTCCTTTGACGGAAGCACACGCCAATGGAATATTTCTTCACTGGATCAATATATTGACGGAATAGAAAAAGGCATCCTTGCAGTTGAAATAGAAAAGTTAAGCATCACCACCCGATACAATGACTTTGTAATTACCTCCCTGCGCACCATGTGGGGATTGCCTTTAAACCGATTAAAGGAGGAATTTGGAATAGAATTAAAACAATATTGTCTTGATAATGCAAAAGCCTATCTTGATACAGGCAAACTGGAGTTACGAAACAACACTCTTTTCCTCAGTAAAGGCGGTATTTTTATTTCAGACGGAATTATGAGTGATCTACTTTGGGTGGAAGACTAA
- the recJ gene encoding single-stranded-DNA-specific exonuclease RecJ, with protein sequence MSHKWNYQPPTHEQKELSQSLADELGINPILGKLLVQRGIETAAEARKFFRPQLQDLHDPFLMKDMGLAVERLNQSMGRKERIMIYGDYDVDGTTAVALVYKFIQQFYSNIDYYIPDRYSEGYGVSVQGINYAAKTGVRLIIVLDCGIKAIEEVTYAKEKGIDFIICDHHVPDDVLPPAVAILNAKRKDNTYPYTHLSGCGVGFKFMQAFAINNGIDFHQLTPLLDLVAVSIASDIVPIMGENRILAYHGLKQLNANPSIGLKAITDICGLNDKEITMSDIVFKIGPRINASGRIQNGKEAVDLLIEKDYSLALEKSNQINQYNETRKDLDKSMTEEANNIVDSLEGLADRRSIVIYNEEWHKGVIGIVASRLTEIYYRPAVVLTRTENLATGSARSVSGFDVYKAIENCRDLLENFGGHTYAAGLSMKIENVEKFTKRFEEFVSSHILPEQRSAVIDIDSEIDFKDITPRFFSELKKFNPFGPDNHRPIFCTCHVYDYGTSKVVGREQEHIKLELVDNKSNNVMNGIAFGQSSHVRYIKTKRSFDICYSIEENTHKHGEIQLIIEDIKPTE encoded by the coding sequence ATGAGTCACAAATGGAATTATCAACCTCCTACACATGAACAGAAAGAACTTAGCCAAAGTTTAGCCGATGAATTGGGGATAAACCCTATTCTAGGAAAACTTCTTGTACAAAGAGGAATTGAGACTGCCGCAGAGGCCAGAAAATTCTTCCGCCCACAACTACAGGACCTACATGACCCTTTTCTAATGAAAGACATGGGTCTGGCAGTTGAACGACTTAACCAGTCTATGGGACGGAAAGAACGTATAATGATTTATGGAGATTATGATGTGGACGGTACAACAGCTGTTGCGCTAGTCTATAAGTTTATACAACAATTCTATTCAAACATTGATTATTACATCCCCGACCGCTACAGCGAAGGTTATGGCGTTTCTGTTCAGGGAATTAACTATGCTGCAAAAACAGGCGTTCGCCTTATCATTGTTTTGGATTGTGGAATAAAAGCTATCGAGGAAGTTACGTATGCCAAAGAAAAAGGCATTGATTTCATTATTTGCGATCATCATGTGCCAGATGATGTTCTTCCGCCCGCTGTTGCCATTCTGAATGCCAAGAGGAAAGATAATACTTATCCGTACACTCACCTGTCTGGTTGCGGGGTTGGTTTTAAGTTTATGCAGGCATTTGCCATCAACAATGGAATAGATTTTCATCAGCTGACACCACTGCTCGATCTGGTAGCCGTAAGCATTGCTTCTGATATTGTACCTATCATGGGAGAAAACCGTATTCTTGCTTACCATGGATTAAAGCAACTGAATGCAAACCCAAGTATTGGACTGAAAGCAATCACTGATATTTGCGGATTAAACGATAAAGAAATCACGATGAGTGATATCGTTTTCAAGATAGGTCCACGCATCAATGCCTCAGGAAGAATCCAGAATGGCAAAGAGGCTGTTGATTTATTGATAGAGAAAGATTATTCCTTAGCATTGGAGAAAAGTAATCAGATCAACCAGTATAACGAAACCCGTAAAGATCTGGATAAAAGTATGACCGAAGAAGCCAACAATATTGTTGACAGTCTGGAAGGTTTAGCAGATCGCCGTTCCATTGTGATTTATAATGAGGAGTGGCACAAAGGAGTTATCGGTATTGTAGCTTCAAGATTAACTGAAATCTATTACCGCCCAGCAGTTGTATTAACACGCACTGAGAATCTTGCTACAGGCTCTGCTCGTTCTGTTTCCGGATTTGATGTATATAAAGCCATTGAGAATTGCCGCGATTTGCTTGAGAATTTTGGAGGACATACTTATGCTGCAGGGCTTTCAATGAAAATTGAGAACGTGGAGAAATTCACTAAACGATTTGAAGAGTTCGTCTCCAGCCATATTTTACCTGAACAAAGAAGTGCAGTAATTGATATTGATTCGGAAATTGATTTTAAAGATATTACACCCCGATTCTTCTCTGAGTTAAAGAAGTTCAACCCTTTTGGGCCGGACAATCATAGACCTATATTCTGTACTTGTCATGTGTATGATTATGGGACCAGTAAAGTAGTAGGCAGAGAACAGGAGCACATTAAGCTTGAATTAGTGGACAATAAATCCAATAATGTAATGAACGGAATTGCTTTCGGACAAAGTTCACATGTGCGTTACATCAAAACCAAGCGTTCATTTGATATCTGTTACAGCATTGAAGAAAACACCCATAAGCATGGAGAAATTCAGCTTATAATTGAAGACATAAAGCCTACAGAATAA